In the Hirundo rustica isolate bHirRus1 chromosome 2, bHirRus1.pri.v3, whole genome shotgun sequence genome, TTATCTTCATCAAATGAAGTGATAAATCACTCAAACAAGCAAGCCCTGCAAAGAAGCTCCTTAACTGACCTGGAGACTTGCCACAAGCCTTCTGAATCTTTCATTGAGCATGAGGAGGGCACTGCAGATGAGATGCCCTGGCCTGACTCTGAGGCATGGCAGTCAACCTTGTCAACCCCTTTACCAATATCAGTGGGTGGGATTGCAGGACAAAGTATCCATCACACTCTTGGAAATCCTCCAGCACTACAACCTGTTGATCTggaggggcagggagctggtgctgtggAACATGAGTATGACAGCCATGGCTGCAAGAAGTATCCACACCCCCTTTCAGATGAGTTGACAGATTGTGGGAATGGCACAATGGGGGAGAGAAAAACTATGTGTGATTTTAAGAACCAAGCACTATTCCCAGCTCAtgcaacagaaaatgaaaactctaCAGACAAAGAGACAAATACATGTCAGAGACTTGAGAACTGTCTTTCACATTCAACCAAAAAGCCGGAAAAACATGCGAATAAAACCACAGTAGCAGGAAATCCCCTATTACCCTTGGAGAAGAGCCGAATGCCAATATTAGATGATACCAAAAAGCAAGGATGTGATATGCTAGAAGAGAACCTGATTCCTTCATCAGCTGAATTGGTCTCAGACCAAAAGAAGGATGCAAAAAGTAGAAGTAAAATATCTGAACACACAAGGGATAAGCCCCTCTCCTCAGATGATGACATGAAGTATGAAAGTGATAGGATGGagacagaggagaaagaagagagaaatgtcTTGCATAAATTTGAACAGGAACAAGTATTCACACCAAATGACACTGCGGACCATGATAATAACTCTTCAAAGGAGAATGATGCTCATGGTCCTCAAACATCCCAGTTACCTTCATCGGCACATGATACCAACATTCAAGGAGTGAAAAATACTGGACAGAGTTTGGAGCAGCTAGCATCTCCAAGAGATTTTGTGAAACATAAACATGATATGACAAGAGATGAAAATACTTATAGcaataataggaaaaatcacCTGGACTCATCAGATGAGCCAATGAAACATACAAATGACAGTGAAAGGCTAGAAAACATCAAGTCAGACTTCAACAATTATTCATTGCCACCAAGAAATACAGCAAGGCAGGACAATAAGACAGCTGATGAGGACAATACCACTCTAGAGACACAGCAACAGGTGTCACCAGGTGACCTTGTAAAGCCTGAAACTACGCCAGACAAAAAAGAGACTAAATATACCTCTGAGAAGCTCCAGTCACCTTCTTCAAACGAAGTGCCGAATTGTCAAGACAGAAGCTCTTCAGGAGAGAGGAAGCAAAAGACAGCAGCAGTAGAAGGCACTGGATCACCTGAAACAGAGGTAGTAAAAGAAGATATGGAGCAGCAGTTTTCTGGGAAGCACCAGCTACCTCCAtcaagaaaatcagaaatgcaTGAGGAAAATATTCCAGGAGACAAACAGCAAAGGAGATTTGAAGATTTTCTGACACCAGATACAAATACTgcaaaagagaaagacaaacTTCCAAGTTCCAGGAAGTACCCATCACTACCACCGGAAACAATGGTTAAACCTCAAGAAAAAATTACTccagaacaaaagcaaaaaacatcAGATTCTTCAGGTTTTAAGAAGCATGGTACtaattttgtaaaagaaaaggatGGAGATCCAAATTCTGAGAAGCTTCCTTCTTCAAAAGAAGTGCTGAAGCCTCAAGAAAAAAGCACTTTAGGAGAGAGGAAGCAAAAGACACCAGCAGGAGAGGACACCAGGTCACCTGAAGAAAAGGCTataaaagagaaagataaataCCAAGGTTCTGGGAACCATCCATTACCTCCTTCAAGTAAATTACTGaaatctgagaaaaatattCAAGGAGGAGAAAAACCACAAACTGTATCCGAAAGTTTCACAAAGACTGATGCAAATGCTgtaagagagaaaagcaaagatcCAGCTTCTGGGATGTACCAGTCCCCACACTCAAGTTTGCCcatgaagactgaaaaaaatagtGCCACAGCCAAAAAGGAGCATTTGCCACCACCACATGATGAAAAACCCATGTATAAAACTGGTAGTCCAGAAAAGAAGAGTGAAcctgagagaagagagaaatacCAGCTAGGCCCTTCAGCTCAATCAGAGAGGCACAGCAATGATGGCTCAGGTGACGAGGGCTCTGTGAGCGATTTCAGAAGCTATCAAGCTCCATTGCCAAGAAATGACATCAATTGTAAAAGGAGAGCTGTCCCAGAAGAGACCAGTTTGTCTAATCCAGAGAAATCCCCCAAATCATCCTCACCATTACATGTTGCATCAAAAGGTGAGATAAATCCTGctggaaacagagaaaagcagccTGGATTTAAG is a window encoding:
- the LOC120748488 gene encoding uncharacterized protein LOC120748488; translated protein: MSCTKSAHFCGDKMLIDPLVLKKKLNRMATEQGAFAVLSSLLLYVTELAAGDPQISNKRTKWAEGKENQLSSNQPCPGPIRVQYPTRFQLLRSRFLNNNREPYTKKRREVGKLVIKEKMWVSRAGNKLDRSRDKKGDGKAVDEDADTAPSERARWSSVTGKNTVKNILKKFLAAEEKEAKENSPSWKKKGANSSLPKIVNRNSVFSKLKEQFEQSTLCSAAEVKASLLRKGERKTKIFPSRKTIHKPEVKVLRMAAMTATGIKSPESQNLVCSMVPVPRLSMATKINHPWSWSKNNATKQPFGHGTLLKEKEGSNRDHGENTTLVNAAQDREDKEELVMASEAMSDAKDCDEAKIDSMKQVPNVHPVLDNSSTTHKNKTLADCIPPSPEGGLDCDRTSMAAEPDTSSLLGIINALQHVMEHSPPSDLLDSSLAEESHEQRPQDTKPGETPKISLYVYSSDEEDTELTEPEKDPVFAGQKCFPEQKVLENILPFYSPKFSTSCEVEPSMDDGQLTVLISASGTKPPTEALDLRGKCSKEAKKEATFYSEDKIPSSKNYSDVPNIEEEENKTPISQMQNEFKTMQPQPPQINFISQNNFNISNGDTPVPDANQNKPTLSSNESLEPKPGAAGKEDTSSSLEKTQSPLPGYLVKHSSFISEEDFGKDKLSSSNEVINHSNKQALQRSSLTDLETCHKPSESFIEHEEGTADEMPWPDSEAWQSTLSTPLPISVGGIAGQSIHHTLGNPPALQPVDLEGQGAGAVEHEYDSHGCKKYPHPLSDELTDCGNGTMGERKTMCDFKNQALFPAHATENENSTDKETNTCQRLENCLSHSTKKPEKHANKTTVAGNPLLPLEKSRMPILDDTKKQGCDMLEENLIPSSAELVSDQKKDAKSRSKISEHTRDKPLSSDDDMKYESDRMETEEKEERNVLHKFEQEQVFTPNDTADHDNNSSKENDAHGPQTSQLPSSAHDTNIQGVKNTGQSLEQLASPRDFVKHKHDMTRDENTYSNNRKNHLDSSDEPMKHTNDSERLENIKSDFNNYSLPPRNTARQDNKTADEDNTTLETQQQVSPGDLVKPETTPDKKETKYTSEKLQSPSSNEVPNCQDRSSSGERKQKTAAVEGTGSPETEVVKEDMEQQFSGKHQLPPSRKSEMHEENIPGDKQQRRFEDFLTPDTNTAKEKDKLPSSRKYPSLPPETMVKPQEKITPEQKQKTSDSSGFKKHGTNFVKEKDGDPNSEKLPSSKEVLKPQEKSTLGERKQKTPAGEDTRSPEEKAIKEKDKYQGSGNHPLPPSSKLLKSEKNIQGGEKPQTVSESFTKTDANAVREKSKDPASGMYQSPHSSLPMKTEKNSATAKKEHLPPPHDEKPMYKTGSPEKKSEPERREKYQLGPSAQSERHSNDGSGDEGSVSDFRSYQAPLPRNDINCKRRAVPEETSLSNPEKSPKSSSPLHVASKGEINPAGNREKQPGFKKYKALSSKTLVRHEKDTAEREGSEQAAGKRREKKSELEDCSKVMPFSKYTVESYSEGSLDSAFKPLIIRVTDTFKHHS